One Alkalicoccus halolimnae DNA segment encodes these proteins:
- a CDS encoding MDR family MFS transporter: protein MSEIRKPADITKKQKTAMIGALLLGAFMGITNETLLATALPTIQEVFGITQGEVQWLTTVFLMVNGIMIPISAFLIERFTTRRLFLTAIILFGTGTLIAALSQSFTMLLLARVVQASGSGIMLPLLMTVLLIVIPVEKRGRAMGLLGIVIAFGPAIGPTLSGVLLEFFPWRSLFIALLPLVAVTILVAFLFMQNVTQLSRPKIDIPSIVMSTAGFGAFLYGFGVASKEGFTSLTVVSMVIIGAVIIGFFVRRQLRLDRPILEFRIFKFPVFTLSIGITLVAMVSLIGAETMLPLFVQNVLGFTPLESGLMLLPGAVVIGIMSPVAGALFDKYGAKVLAIPGLTIVTITTFMFTSLSLDMSFAFLTTVYAIRMFGLSLTLMPVMTSALNQIPEKWYAHGSAMANTLQQISASIGTALLITFVAVGSQVYAPGESVTADTAALLSEVNGFQWGFMGSTILAFIALGLSLLLKSPKQEEQIIEEKAGA from the coding sequence ATGAGTGAGATAAGAAAACCAGCAGATATTACGAAAAAACAAAAAACAGCCATGATCGGTGCCCTTTTACTTGGAGCCTTTATGGGAATTACAAATGAGACGCTCCTCGCCACCGCCCTCCCGACGATTCAGGAAGTTTTCGGAATCACCCAGGGGGAAGTGCAGTGGCTGACGACCGTATTTTTAATGGTCAACGGGATTATGATCCCCATTTCCGCTTTCTTAATTGAACGCTTCACTACGCGGCGGCTGTTTTTAACCGCGATAATTTTATTTGGCACAGGCACGCTCATTGCAGCCCTTTCTCAAAGTTTCACGATGCTGCTTTTAGCTCGCGTCGTACAGGCCTCGGGATCCGGAATTATGCTTCCCCTGCTTATGACAGTGCTGCTAATCGTCATTCCGGTAGAAAAACGCGGAAGAGCCATGGGTCTTCTCGGAATAGTCATTGCATTTGGTCCGGCGATCGGGCCCACCCTTTCCGGAGTACTCCTTGAATTCTTTCCGTGGCGTTCGCTTTTCATTGCATTACTGCCGTTAGTAGCAGTAACGATTCTCGTAGCATTCCTGTTTATGCAGAACGTTACGCAGCTGAGCAGGCCAAAGATTGATATTCCTTCCATCGTAATGTCCACAGCCGGTTTCGGAGCGTTTCTCTACGGTTTCGGCGTCGCTTCCAAGGAAGGTTTTACAAGTTTAACAGTCGTATCAATGGTAATTATCGGGGCCGTTATTATCGGATTTTTTGTCCGCAGGCAGCTGCGGCTCGATCGCCCGATTCTGGAATTTCGCATCTTTAAATTCCCTGTCTTCACCCTCTCTATCGGGATCACACTGGTGGCGATGGTATCCTTAATTGGAGCGGAAACGATGCTGCCTCTGTTTGTACAGAATGTATTAGGCTTTACTCCTCTCGAATCGGGATTGATGCTTCTTCCCGGTGCTGTAGTTATCGGAATAATGTCGCCGGTCGCAGGCGCACTGTTTGATAAATACGGAGCAAAAGTTCTCGCCATTCCAGGCTTAACGATCGTTACGATAACTACTTTTATGTTTACCAGCCTCTCGCTCGATATGTCTTTTGCTTTCTTAACAACAGTCTATGCTATCCGTATGTTCGGGCTGTCTCTTACGCTCATGCCTGTTATGACTTCGGCACTTAATCAGATCCCGGAAAAATGGTACGCGCACGGTTCGGCCATGGCTAATACGCTTCAGCAGATTTCGGCCTCCATCGGAACGGCGCTGCTGATTACCTTTGTAGCTGTCGGCTCCCAGGTGTATGCCCCCGGAGAAAGTGTGACCGCAGACACTGCTGCCTTGCTTTCAGAAGTAAACGGCTTCCAGTGGGGCTTTATGGGAAGCACAATTCTTGCTTTCATAGCTCTCGGCCTCAGTCTCTTATTAAAATCTCCGAAACAGGAAGAGCAGATAATAGAAGAAAAAGCAGGAGCATAA
- a CDS encoding TetR/AcrR family transcriptional regulator: MSRKENLLEQAAALFQKQGMHNTSIENITSACGISKGAFYKYFHSKEEMILALLEKYYEELFAPVPAGRNALEKLQLRIQKEFTQAVSYRSFIFELTLAFPPGSSSSVVTYLEEQHDHLFQWRKEAILEAFGEKGRKMGEDLLVLADGMIHGYLRLMIWRNQDLPIDILSRFIVEALQAVVNKEGTIASVLPPLQTASITLPQLRKELLALQQKMQEEDSLEITALILKEWETESPRPVIADALLKYLEDKTTFTSEVTALRIKWAAWKGEQQ; the protein is encoded by the coding sequence ATTTCCCGAAAAGAAAACCTTCTGGAGCAGGCAGCCGCTTTGTTTCAAAAACAGGGAATGCATAACACTTCCATTGAAAATATCACTTCCGCCTGCGGCATTTCCAAAGGCGCCTTTTATAAGTATTTTCATTCCAAGGAAGAAATGATTCTTGCTTTACTGGAAAAATATTACGAAGAACTTTTTGCTCCGGTGCCGGCGGGGAGAAATGCGTTGGAAAAGCTGCAGCTGCGCATTCAAAAAGAGTTCACACAGGCCGTTTCCTATCGTTCGTTTATCTTCGAATTAACTCTGGCCTTTCCTCCGGGCAGCAGCAGTTCGGTCGTAACTTATTTGGAAGAGCAGCATGATCATTTATTTCAATGGCGGAAAGAAGCTATTCTCGAAGCTTTTGGAGAAAAAGGGCGGAAAATGGGCGAAGATCTTCTCGTCCTGGCCGACGGCATGATTCATGGCTACCTCCGCCTGATGATCTGGCGGAATCAGGACCTTCCTATCGATATTTTGAGCCGGTTTATAGTCGAGGCTCTGCAGGCTGTAGTAAACAAAGAGGGAACGATCGCTTCCGTCCTCCCTCCCCTGCAGACAGCGTCCATCACCCTCCCTCAGCTTCGAAAGGAATTACTTGCCTTACAGCAAAAAATGCAGGAAGAAGACTCATTGGAAATAACCGCATTAATTCTTAAGGAGTGGGAAACGGAATCACCGCGGCCCGTTATTGCAGATGCTTTATTGAAATACCTCGAAGATAAAACGACATTTACAAGTGAAGTGACCGCTCTGCGTATCAAATGGGCAGCATGGAAAGGGGAACAGCAATGA
- a CDS encoding EAL domain-containing protein has protein sequence MINNELEPIGNQRHHVIVVQKDLELNKRIQKELKNAGFSVSGVSSGVETIEQVEEKKDCLLVLDYFLTDMNGKELIEILASNQSAVPFILMKENTNVRNAGSMMAAGASGWIMKDENLLDLIPQKVKTVLKQVELTNNLSHSLKELVQQEKLFKQLTNLLPEAIFLLDEATILYSNNEGAKLLGSEESGLLTGKNIFDFVHVKRPQDFKNMMLVSGSNSLENTYFMRESFYRSDGKTLDVEVKAAPVFFKGQQAALAIIRDTTDYSVRGVSLKEKPNRNKLLSSSVENMSASIVITSAEHGHPIIYANPHFYEVTGYTPAEVLGLNCRLLQGEETDPATVRKIREAILNGKPITAEILNYRKNGASFWNELQLTPLFDTEGRVEHYIGLQRDVTDRREAEKQIEKMAYYDTLTALPNRRLFHLRLNESLKDRAQDGKHLAVMMIDLDRFKIINDSLGHNAGDIILKEVTSRLKQKIDMSSTLARLGGDEFILLLPLATSTEEVAAICRNLQNSMLLPFHVEGQMFNLSISIGVSLFPEDGTSSNTLIKNADIAMYRSKEQGRNMFQWFASSMNEKVLEKMVIEEAMRKCLTNNEFLLHYQAKMNLKTGKIDGAEALIRMPDGENGLISPSTFIPLAEETGLVVPIGEWVLQTACNQNKAWQEQGYPPMIMSVNLSARQFQQVNLVDQVKRALHVSGLEAEWLELELTESGIMRDITETFEKLQQLKALGIHISIDDFGTGFCSLSYLKNFPVDFLKIDQSFLTNVHEDKVNASIARSIISLGQSLGMKVIAEGVETEEQLIFLKEETCDSAQGYFIHKPCTASSFTQMLTACESADLSQR, from the coding sequence GTGATCAATAATGAACTGGAACCAATCGGTAATCAACGTCATCATGTCATCGTCGTACAGAAAGATCTGGAATTAAATAAACGAATTCAGAAAGAACTGAAAAACGCCGGTTTTTCCGTCAGTGGTGTATCGAGTGGTGTAGAAACCATCGAGCAGGTAGAAGAAAAGAAAGACTGTCTTCTTGTATTGGATTATTTCCTCACTGATATGAATGGAAAAGAACTTATTGAGATTTTAGCTTCCAACCAGTCAGCTGTCCCCTTTATTCTGATGAAGGAAAATACAAATGTCCGGAATGCCGGCAGTATGATGGCAGCAGGTGCATCCGGCTGGATTATGAAAGATGAAAATCTGTTAGATCTAATTCCGCAAAAGGTAAAAACCGTGTTAAAACAGGTGGAATTAACAAATAATTTATCTCATTCTCTCAAGGAACTGGTACAACAGGAAAAACTCTTCAAACAATTAACAAATTTATTGCCCGAAGCTATTTTCCTCTTGGATGAAGCCACTATTCTTTATTCGAACAATGAAGGAGCTAAGTTGCTTGGGAGCGAAGAGAGCGGTTTATTAACCGGAAAAAACATCTTTGATTTTGTCCATGTAAAACGTCCTCAGGATTTCAAAAATATGATGCTGGTTTCCGGAAGCAATTCGCTGGAGAATACTTATTTTATGCGGGAGTCTTTTTACCGGTCCGATGGGAAAACCCTTGATGTAGAAGTGAAAGCTGCCCCTGTTTTCTTTAAGGGACAACAGGCAGCCCTCGCGATCATTCGGGATACAACAGATTATAGCGTACGCGGAGTTTCTTTAAAGGAAAAACCCAATAGAAACAAATTACTATCGAGTTCTGTAGAGAATATGAGCGCAAGCATCGTCATTACAAGTGCGGAGCACGGCCATCCCATTATCTATGCCAATCCGCACTTTTATGAAGTGACCGGTTATACCCCGGCAGAAGTACTAGGCCTTAACTGCAGATTACTGCAGGGAGAAGAAACCGATCCCGCAACCGTTCGAAAAATAAGAGAGGCCATCCTAAATGGTAAACCTATTACTGCGGAAATATTAAACTATCGAAAAAACGGCGCCTCCTTTTGGAACGAATTACAATTAACTCCTTTATTTGATACGGAGGGCAGAGTGGAGCATTATATTGGTCTGCAAAGAGATGTAACAGACCGCAGAGAAGCCGAAAAGCAAATTGAAAAAATGGCCTATTATGACACACTTACCGCTCTGCCGAATCGTCGGTTATTTCATTTACGATTGAATGAAAGTTTAAAAGATAGAGCTCAGGATGGTAAGCATTTAGCAGTGATGATGATTGACCTGGATCGATTTAAAATAATTAATGATTCTTTAGGTCATAATGCTGGTGACATTATATTAAAAGAAGTTACTTCGCGATTAAAACAAAAAATTGATATGAGCAGCACCTTAGCGCGTCTGGGCGGAGATGAATTTATTTTACTTTTACCGCTTGCGACTTCAACAGAGGAAGTGGCTGCCATCTGCCGGAATTTACAAAACAGCATGCTTCTCCCTTTTCATGTAGAAGGACAAATGTTCAACCTGAGTATTAGTATCGGTGTCAGCCTCTTCCCTGAGGATGGTACGAGCAGTAATACTTTAATTAAAAACGCCGATATCGCGATGTACCGGTCGAAAGAACAAGGCCGAAATATGTTTCAATGGTTTGCATCGTCCATGAATGAAAAAGTCCTTGAAAAAATGGTTATCGAAGAGGCGATGAGGAAATGTTTAACGAATAATGAATTCCTTCTTCACTATCAGGCGAAAATGAATCTGAAGACGGGAAAAATTGATGGTGCTGAAGCGCTTATACGTATGCCGGATGGTGAAAACGGCCTGATCTCCCCTTCCACCTTTATCCCGTTAGCAGAAGAGACGGGTCTGGTTGTTCCGATCGGAGAATGGGTACTGCAAACGGCATGTAACCAAAATAAAGCATGGCAGGAGCAAGGATATCCTCCTATGATAATGAGCGTTAATTTATCTGCCCGGCAGTTTCAGCAGGTAAACTTAGTAGACCAGGTCAAACGTGCATTACACGTTTCGGGACTTGAGGCAGAATGGCTGGAACTTGAATTAACGGAAAGCGGTATTATGCGTGATATCACAGAAACGTTTGAAAAGCTGCAGCAGTTAAAAGCATTGGGGATTCATATTTCAATTGATGATTTCGGTACTGGATTCTGCTCGTTAAGCTACTTAAAAAATTTTCCTGTCGATTTTTTGAAAATAGACCAGTCCTTTTTGACGAATGTCCATGAAGACAAAGTGAACGCTTCAATTGCCCGCTCGATTATCTCCCTCGGACAGAGCCTGGGTATGAAAGTTATTGCCGAAGGAGTAGAAACAGAGGAACAATTGATCTTTTTAAAAGAGGAAACGTGCGACTCAGCCCAGGGGTACTTTATTCATAAACCGTGTACTGCCAGTTCCTTTACTCAAATGTTGACTGCATGTGAATCTGCTGATTTGAGTCAGCGTTAA
- a CDS encoding ABC transporter permease → MYYRIIRNDILKSKLVSLTTMMFVAAAAMLVSLTAILVVNLSGAIDTLMTEAKTPHFMQMHSGEIDTERLTSFAEQNSRVDEFQVLEFLNVEGAEIVFNETSLVDNVQDNGFSVQSEKFDFLLDLDGNVIEVDDGELYVPISYMKDNTTEVGDEAVIGGQEFTVAGFLRDSQMNSTLSSSKRFLVSENDFAEIQDFGSMEYLIEFRLKNLEALGEFESDYVSAGLEANGPTITYPLFRTINAISDGMMIAVILLISGLVVAVSFMCIRFTLLAKIEDDYREIGVMKALGLRVSDIKKIYLAKYAAIAAAGSLLGLALSFLFKGMLLENIRLYMGESGNSSMALLFGMIGILLVFLAIIGYVSGVLRRFRKISAAEAILFGSSTEKSKDGRLFFLRRNRLLDTNVFLGMKDVFARKRIYATMLLVLVISSFIIIVPQNLYNTISAKSFITYMGIGDSDMRIDIQQTDNISGKTAEVAETMESDRDIAEFVALTTRSFNVKMDDGVIENINVELGDHSIFPITYLEGRAPEGEEEIALSTINADELGKDAGESITLEIAGEEEEFLVSGVYSDVTNGGKTAKAAFSDNSEDIMWSVISLELADNSQVPGKVSEYGERYEYAKVSSIDQYINQTFGSLINAVRTASVAATAIALIITVLITLLFMKMLVTKDRFSISIMKAVGFTNSDIMLQYVSRSGFVLIAGIVLGTVLANTLGEFLAGAVISSFGASAFHFAINPVSAYLLSPLMMGGAVLIATIIGTSRAGKIKISENIKE, encoded by the coding sequence ATGTATTACAGGATAATTCGTAATGACATTTTAAAGAGTAAACTCGTATCGCTGACGACAATGATGTTTGTAGCAGCCGCGGCGATGCTTGTTTCTCTGACGGCTATACTCGTTGTAAATCTTTCAGGCGCAATAGATACACTTATGACAGAAGCCAAGACTCCACATTTTATGCAGATGCACTCAGGCGAAATTGATACGGAGCGGCTCACGTCTTTTGCAGAGCAGAACAGCCGGGTCGATGAATTCCAGGTACTTGAATTCCTGAACGTGGAAGGTGCAGAGATAGTATTTAATGAAACATCGCTGGTAGATAATGTTCAGGACAACGGCTTCTCTGTGCAGAGTGAAAAATTTGATTTTCTTCTGGATCTTGATGGAAACGTGATAGAAGTGGACGACGGCGAACTTTATGTGCCAATATCCTACATGAAAGACAATACGACAGAGGTTGGAGATGAAGCAGTCATTGGCGGACAGGAGTTTACTGTTGCAGGGTTTCTCCGCGATTCGCAGATGAATTCCACCCTCTCCTCCTCCAAACGTTTTCTTGTCAGTGAAAATGATTTTGCAGAGATACAGGACTTTGGGAGTATGGAGTATCTGATTGAGTTTCGATTAAAGAATTTAGAAGCACTCGGAGAATTTGAATCGGACTACGTCTCTGCCGGACTTGAAGCAAACGGACCGACGATTACGTATCCGCTTTTCCGAACGATTAACGCCATTTCGGACGGGATGATGATAGCCGTTATCCTGCTTATAAGCGGACTCGTCGTTGCTGTTTCATTTATGTGCATACGCTTTACACTGCTTGCGAAAATTGAGGATGACTACCGCGAAATAGGAGTGATGAAAGCATTAGGGCTGCGTGTATCTGACATAAAGAAGATCTATCTTGCCAAATATGCAGCAATTGCGGCAGCAGGAAGTCTTCTCGGACTGGCTCTTTCCTTTCTCTTTAAAGGCATGCTCCTTGAAAATATAAGGCTTTATATGGGGGAGAGCGGAAATTCATCTATGGCTCTGCTTTTCGGTATGATCGGTATCCTGCTTGTTTTCCTTGCCATAATCGGTTATGTAAGCGGAGTACTGAGGCGCTTCCGGAAAATTTCGGCGGCAGAAGCGATCCTCTTTGGCAGCTCGACGGAGAAGTCCAAAGATGGAAGACTTTTTTTCCTGAGGAGGAACAGGCTGTTAGACACAAATGTTTTTCTCGGAATGAAAGATGTTTTCGCACGAAAAAGAATTTACGCTACGATGCTTCTCGTTCTTGTGATATCTTCGTTTATCATTATTGTTCCTCAAAACCTTTACAATACGATTTCTGCCAAAAGCTTTATCACGTATATGGGTATTGGAGACAGCGACATGCGCATTGACATCCAGCAGACTGATAATATTTCGGGAAAAACGGCGGAGGTTGCTGAAACGATGGAGAGCGACCGTGATATTGCAGAATTTGTGGCTCTGACAACAAGATCATTTAATGTAAAGATGGACGACGGAGTGATTGAAAATATAAATGTTGAACTCGGGGACCATTCGATCTTCCCTATAACGTACTTGGAAGGAAGAGCGCCTGAGGGAGAAGAGGAAATTGCCCTTTCGACGATAAACGCAGATGAGTTAGGTAAAGATGCAGGGGAGTCTATTACACTGGAAATTGCAGGAGAAGAAGAAGAGTTTCTTGTTAGCGGCGTTTACTCTGATGTTACGAACGGAGGGAAAACCGCAAAGGCGGCCTTCTCAGACAATTCGGAGGACATCATGTGGAGTGTTATATCCTTAGAACTTGCGGATAATTCTCAAGTCCCCGGCAAGGTATCGGAATACGGAGAGAGATATGAGTATGCAAAGGTATCGAGCATAGATCAATATATTAATCAGACATTCGGCTCGTTAATAAACGCTGTCAGAACAGCCTCCGTTGCCGCCACTGCCATTGCGCTTATTATCACGGTACTCATTACACTGCTGTTTATGAAAATGCTTGTGACAAAGGACAGGTTTTCCATTTCTATTATGAAAGCGGTCGGTTTTACAAATTCCGATATCATGCTGCAGTATGTTTCCCGTTCCGGTTTTGTATTGATCGCCGGAATTGTTCTCGGCACCGTTTTGGCAAACACGCTCGGAGAGTTTCTTGCGGGAGCGGTTATTTCTTCATTTGGAGCCTCGGCATTTCATTTTGCCATTAACCCGGTTTCCGCTTATCTCCTATCTCCACTGATGATGGGTGGCGCAGTACTTATTGCAACAATCATAGGGACATCCCGGGCCGGGAAAATAAAAATATCTGAAAACATAAAGGAGTAG
- a CDS encoding ABC transporter ATP-binding protein, producing the protein MDKVITAEKIVKSFGEAAEKRNVLDKVSVEIAEGEFVAVMGPSGSGKSTLMFALSGMDDIDLGKVAFEGRDLVSLKNNELADMRRTKMGFVFQQPTFLQNLNILDNIILPSMRDNKKDRPKIIEKARKLMKEVGISELENRGIKKVSGGQLQRAGICRALMSNPKIIFGDEPTGALNSKSAEEIMNLFSEINKEGTAVMIVTHDAKIAARSERIMFMVDGKIVHELTLSKYEGADIDRRVEKVTGKMLELGI; encoded by the coding sequence ATGGATAAAGTTATTACTGCTGAAAAAATAGTGAAATCGTTCGGAGAAGCTGCTGAAAAGCGTAATGTTTTAGACAAAGTTTCTGTTGAAATAGCAGAGGGAGAATTCGTGGCCGTTATGGGACCTTCCGGGTCAGGGAAATCGACGCTCATGTTTGCGTTAAGCGGAATGGACGATATTGATTTAGGAAAGGTTGCGTTTGAAGGCAGGGATTTAGTGTCGCTCAAAAATAATGAACTTGCCGACATGCGCAGGACAAAAATGGGCTTCGTTTTTCAACAGCCGACGTTCCTGCAGAACCTGAATATCCTCGATAACATTATTCTCCCGTCCATGCGGGATAATAAAAAAGACCGCCCGAAAATTATAGAAAAAGCCCGAAAACTTATGAAAGAGGTGGGCATATCGGAGCTGGAGAACCGCGGTATAAAAAAAGTTTCGGGAGGCCAGCTTCAACGTGCGGGAATATGCCGGGCTCTTATGAGTAATCCGAAAATTATCTTCGGAGACGAACCTACAGGTGCACTCAATTCCAAATCTGCGGAGGAAATTATGAATTTATTTTCAGAAATCAACAAGGAAGGGACGGCCGTTATGATTGTTACCCACGATGCGAAGATTGCTGCGAGATCGGAACGCATTATGTTTATGGTCGATGGAAAAATCGTCCACGAGCTTACGCTTTCAAAGTATGAAGGAGCAGATATAGACAGGAGAGTGGAAAAGGTAACAGGCAAGATGCTGGAGCTCGGAATATAA
- a CDS encoding MarR family winged helix-turn-helix transcriptional regulator — protein sequence MKKHTIGSLIWLRITRFTQQSNLLSNDFLKQFAVTAAQFDVLNQISTYQPVTQGLLAEKVTVSEGGISRMLTRLEKDGYIHRRQDWKTKWITLTAAGEEKMEEVFEHQLAFQTTLVNECLTEEEQKTLYNLMTKLQKNTEKKARS from the coding sequence TTGAAAAAACATACGATCGGCTCACTGATCTGGCTGCGGATTACCCGTTTTACCCAGCAGAGCAACCTGCTCTCCAATGACTTTCTGAAGCAGTTTGCTGTTACGGCGGCGCAGTTTGACGTACTCAACCAGATTTCCACTTATCAGCCGGTCACGCAGGGTCTGCTGGCGGAAAAAGTAACCGTATCGGAGGGCGGTATTTCGCGTATGCTCACGAGGCTTGAGAAAGATGGGTATATCCATCGCAGGCAGGACTGGAAAACCAAGTGGATTACATTGACTGCCGCAGGAGAAGAAAAAATGGAAGAAGTTTTTGAACATCAGCTCGCTTTCCAGACGACTCTTGTTAATGAATGCCTTACAGAAGAAGAGCAGAAAACACTTTATAACCTTATGACAAAGCTGCAGAAAAATACTGAAAAGAAAGCAAGAAGTTAG
- a CDS encoding ring-cleaving dioxygenase encodes MNHIPGHHHISMITKNARENNHFYRDVLGMRRVKVTVNQDDPSMYHLFYGDKTGSPGTELSFFEIPPAGRTHRGTNAITRIGLLVPSKDSLHYWKARLEENEVYHDEISTYAGRQALKLEDPEGLRLVLLAAGGEKVKHWETWEKSDVPDEHQIQGMGPVEMTVKRMDKLAETLTGIFGYTEKSRSGDEAVYQSVEGEAFGEIVVKYEDGPSEKPGRGSIHHLAIRVKDEAELAYWEEQVKKKGFQHSGIVDRFYFKSLYFRESNGILFEIATDGPGFTIDGDVESLGEQLDLPPFLEERREEIEAKLAPIEG; translated from the coding sequence ATGAATCATATTCCAGGACATCATCACATTTCCATGATTACTAAAAACGCGCGGGAAAACAATCACTTTTACCGGGACGTTCTCGGCATGCGCCGCGTGAAAGTTACGGTAAACCAGGACGACCCATCCATGTATCACTTATTTTACGGCGATAAAACAGGGAGCCCGGGCACGGAACTGTCCTTTTTTGAAATCCCTCCGGCAGGGAGAACCCACCGCGGTACGAACGCAATTACGAGAATCGGCCTGCTCGTTCCTTCTAAAGACAGCCTGCACTATTGGAAGGCGCGTTTGGAGGAGAATGAGGTGTACCATGATGAAATCAGCACTTATGCCGGCCGCCAGGCTTTAAAACTGGAGGATCCGGAAGGGCTCCGTCTCGTACTGCTCGCAGCAGGTGGAGAAAAAGTGAAGCACTGGGAAACGTGGGAAAAGTCCGATGTCCCTGATGAACATCAGATTCAGGGAATGGGACCCGTGGAAATGACCGTAAAAAGAATGGACAAACTGGCAGAGACGCTCACCGGGATTTTCGGCTACACAGAAAAAAGCCGCTCGGGTGATGAAGCGGTATATCAGTCTGTGGAAGGAGAAGCATTCGGTGAAATCGTCGTAAAATACGAGGATGGTCCGTCTGAAAAACCGGGGCGCGGCAGCATTCATCATTTAGCGATTCGTGTGAAAGATGAGGCGGAACTCGCCTACTGGGAAGAGCAGGTGAAGAAAAAAGGCTTTCAGCATTCGGGGATCGTCGACCGTTTCTATTTTAAAAGCCTGTATTTCCGGGAATCAAACGGAATTCTTTTCGAAATTGCCACCGACGGACCCGGCTTTACAATTGACGGCGACGTGGAGAGCCTGGGAGAACAGCTGGACCTGCCGCCATTTCTCGAAGAGCGCCGCGAAGAAATTGAAGCTAAGCTGGCGCCTATTGAAGGGTAG